In Leifsonia sp. ZF2019, a genomic segment contains:
- a CDS encoding DUF4244 domain-containing protein produces the protein MRDEHGAATAEYAIITVAAVGIAGLLVVVLRSDEVKSLLTELVRGALTVAA, from the coding sequence GTGCGGGACGAGCACGGCGCGGCGACGGCGGAGTACGCGATCATCACGGTCGCGGCGGTGGGCATTGCGGGTCTGCTGGTGGTCGTGCTGCGGAGCGACGAGGTGAAGAGTCTGCTCACGGAGCTGGTGCGTGGTGCTCTCACGGTCGCGGCGTGA
- a CDS encoding TadE family type IV pilus minor pilin — MVLSRSRRESGSPGEPRGSERERGSVTAEFAVALPVALVCLGLGVGAVQAGGQQLRLADAAAVDARLLGRGDPPVASAVSGLEAERVIDRRSGMVCVTMTAHSAVVGLGAAGLRISARACAVDEARAESGGTG; from the coding sequence GTGGTGCTCTCACGGTCGCGGCGTGAGAGCGGCTCGCCCGGAGAGCCGCGCGGGTCCGAGCGAGAGAGGGGCAGCGTCACCGCCGAGTTCGCTGTCGCCCTCCCCGTGGCCCTCGTGTGCCTCGGGCTCGGCGTCGGCGCCGTGCAGGCCGGTGGACAGCAGCTCCGGTTGGCCGACGCCGCGGCGGTGGACGCGCGGCTGCTCGGCCGGGGTGATCCGCCCGTTGCTTCCGCGGTGTCCGGCCTCGAGGCGGAACGTGTGATCGATCGGCGGAGTGGGATGGTGTGCGTGACCATGACGGCCCACAGCGCCGTGGTGGGGCTGGGCGCAGCAGGGCTGCGGATCAGCGCACGAGCGTGTGCGGTGGACGAGGCCCGTGCCGAATCCGGAGGCACGGGGTGA
- a CDS encoding pilus assembly protein TadB, with amino-acid sequence MRDGVLRRSAASVVGTDADALAGAAEALAVLLDAGVAPTSAWRHVGRAGAPPSVRRVAARIEAGAAVEDALAEESLAEQSASVRRTMRGSARRRSRDSPQGRQSSRGLPDPPASSEAAVRAATTGAGPPGEASVSAGALATLAAAWAVAVAAGAPLSPALRGAADALRDRAEVARDVEVALSGPRATARLVSWLPLAGAASAMLLGVDIVGALGSGPVGGMLLTAGAALGIAGRRWTASLVRRAAPSGDVPGTTEELTAIALSSGLSVERSRRLVAETCDRLDLPGGSDAAIDDILELAARAGAPAAELLSSSAVQRRRTARAAGRTAAARLGVQLLMPLAVCVLPSFLLLGVAPVMLALISSTVAGF; translated from the coding sequence ATGCGGGACGGCGTCCTCCGGCGTTCCGCTGCGTCGGTCGTCGGGACGGACGCCGACGCACTCGCCGGTGCCGCCGAGGCACTCGCGGTGCTCCTCGACGCGGGTGTAGCGCCCACGTCTGCGTGGCGGCACGTGGGGCGGGCGGGCGCTCCACCCTCGGTGCGCCGGGTGGCCGCGCGCATCGAGGCAGGGGCGGCCGTCGAGGATGCGCTCGCCGAGGAGTCGCTCGCCGAGCAGTCGGCGTCGGTTCGGCGGACGATGCGCGGGAGTGCGCGCCGACGGAGCCGCGACTCTCCGCAGGGGCGGCAGTCGTCGCGCGGGTTGCCGGATCCGCCGGCGTCGTCTGAGGCGGCCGTGCGCGCTGCCACGACCGGCGCGGGCCCGCCGGGCGAGGCGTCGGTGAGCGCAGGTGCGCTGGCGACGCTCGCCGCCGCCTGGGCCGTCGCGGTGGCAGCAGGGGCGCCGCTGAGCCCGGCGTTGCGGGGCGCGGCGGACGCGCTGCGGGACCGGGCGGAAGTGGCGCGGGATGTGGAAGTGGCGCTGAGCGGCCCCCGAGCGACGGCACGGCTGGTGAGCTGGCTTCCGCTGGCGGGCGCGGCGTCGGCGATGCTCCTCGGAGTCGACATCGTCGGAGCGCTCGGTTCCGGACCGGTCGGTGGGATGCTCCTCACCGCGGGTGCAGCCCTGGGGATCGCCGGGAGGAGATGGACGGCGAGTCTCGTCCGCAGGGCGGCCCCGAGCGGGGACGTACCGGGGACGACCGAGGAGCTGACGGCGATCGCCCTGAGCTCGGGGCTGTCGGTGGAGCGATCACGCCGCCTCGTCGCGGAGACGTGCGACCGGCTGGATCTCCCCGGTGGATCCGACGCCGCCATCGACGACATCCTGGAGCTGGCGGCGCGGGCCGGGGCCCCGGCTGCCGAGCTACTCTCCTCCTCGGCGGTGCAACGGCGGCGCACAGCCCGCGCTGCAGGACGCACCGCCGCCGCGCGACTCGGTGTGCAGCTGCTGATGCCCCTCGCTGTCTGCGTACTGCCATCGTTCCTGCTCCTGGGAGTCGCACCCGTGATGCTCGCCCTGATCTCCTCCACCGTTGCGGGGTTCTGA
- a CDS encoding Rv3654c family TadE-like protein yields the protein MPVRGAAWRPGTSRFRGRLGGEYGSASVVVVTLVGAMVAVLVATLAVGAAHLAKRRAATVADLAALAAADAAVGRIGGEPCELADRVAEENGAELEECLMAGLEATVTVGVDIPGGWRAAVSARAGPPG from the coding sequence ATGCCGGTGCGAGGCGCCGCATGGCGGCCGGGCACGTCCCGGTTCAGGGGCCGGCTGGGCGGCGAGTACGGAAGCGCGAGCGTCGTGGTCGTGACGCTGGTGGGGGCGATGGTCGCGGTCCTCGTCGCAACGCTGGCGGTCGGGGCCGCGCACCTTGCGAAGCGACGGGCGGCGACGGTCGCCGACCTGGCGGCGCTCGCCGCGGCGGACGCGGCGGTCGGGAGGATCGGAGGCGAGCCGTGCGAACTGGCCGACCGGGTGGCGGAGGAGAACGGCGCAGAACTGGAGGAGTGCCTGATGGCAGGTCTGGAGGCGACGGTCACCGTGGGCGTCGACATTCCGGGAGGCTGGCGCGCGGCCGTGAGTGCACGTGCAGGACCGCCGGGATGA
- a CDS encoding TadA family conjugal transfer-associated ATPase produces the protein MRDETASPAQREPGLWETFGILTPYLQRPGVTDLFITGAGELWSDGGPPGLHRIPDWNLDERSVRRLAVDLIGRGGRHIDEATPFVDVRLRGGVRVHAVLPPISTGGTLLSIRIPREEVLTLEDLAAAGSLTPEQAQILRAAVAARTNLLVTGAGGAGKTTLLAAILAHAPPTERIVVIEDVSELRVPHPHVVALQARQPNLEGAGGVDLRRLVREALRMRPDRLVLGECRGEEVRDLLSALNTGHDGGAGTLHASSLVDVPARLEALGALAGLGEHALARQAVSAIGLVVHVERRGEGRRVAGFARLALGGDGRLGVVPAPGADEQPGGGA, from the coding sequence ATGAGAGACGAGACAGCGAGCCCCGCTCAGCGTGAACCCGGTCTGTGGGAGACGTTCGGCATCCTGACGCCCTACCTCCAGCGACCGGGCGTGACCGACCTGTTCATCACCGGAGCGGGCGAGCTCTGGAGCGACGGCGGCCCACCGGGTCTCCATCGCATCCCGGATTGGAACCTGGACGAGCGTTCCGTCCGCCGCCTGGCCGTCGATCTGATCGGTCGTGGTGGGCGGCACATCGACGAGGCGACGCCGTTCGTCGACGTGCGCCTGCGCGGGGGAGTGCGCGTCCACGCCGTGCTCCCGCCCATCTCGACCGGGGGAACGCTCCTGTCCATCCGTATCCCGCGCGAGGAGGTCCTGACGCTGGAGGATCTCGCCGCCGCGGGCTCGCTGACGCCGGAGCAGGCTCAGATCCTGCGCGCGGCGGTCGCGGCGCGCACGAATCTGCTCGTCACAGGGGCGGGCGGGGCAGGGAAGACCACCCTGCTCGCCGCCATCCTGGCCCACGCGCCGCCGACCGAGCGGATCGTCGTGATCGAGGACGTCTCGGAGCTCCGCGTCCCGCACCCGCACGTCGTCGCGCTGCAGGCACGCCAGCCGAACCTCGAAGGAGCGGGCGGCGTGGATCTGCGTCGGCTCGTGCGCGAAGCACTCCGGATGCGACCCGATCGCCTCGTGCTCGGCGAGTGCCGCGGAGAAGAGGTGCGCGATCTGCTGAGCGCCCTCAACACCGGACACGATGGGGGAGCGGGCACGCTCCACGCGAGCTCGCTCGTCGACGTCCCGGCGCGCTTGGAAGCGTTGGGCGCTTTGGCGGGCCTCGGGGAGCACGCGCTCGCCCGGCAGGCGGTGAGTGCGATCGGGCTCGTCGTCCATGTCGAACGGAGGGGCGAGGGCCGCCGCGTGGCCGGATTCGCCCGCCTCGCGCTCGGCGGGGACGGCCGGCTGGGAGTCGTGCCCGCGCCGGGTGCCGACGAACAGCCCGGGGGCGGGGCATGA
- the acs gene encoding acetate--CoA ligase, which translates to MSNTIDNLLHEARRFSPSEEFAAHAVATADLYERAADDRLGFWADQSRELLHWHKPFTKTLDWTNPPFAKWFDDGELNVAYNCLDRHVLAGNGDRVAIHWEGEPGDSRSLTYAELTAEVKKAANLLTSLGIRSGDRVAIYLPMIPEAVIAMLAVARIGAVHSVVFGGFSAESLRSRIDDAEAKLVITADGGWRKGRVFPLKDAVDAALSGSESTVEHVLVVKRGENEVAWTEGRDLWWQDEIAQVDADHVAKAFPAEQPLFILYTSGTTGKPKGILHTSGGYLTQAAFTHKNVFDLHADSDVYWCSADVGWITGHSYVVYGPLANGATQVLYEGTPETPHPGRWWEIIEKYKVSIFYTAPTAIRSFMKLGRQHPQRFDLSSLRVLGSVGEPINPEAWMWYREVIGGGGTPIVDTWWQTETGAIMISALPGVTTLKPGSAQVPLPGVSIEILDEAGVPVGKDQGGLLVVTEPWPSMLRGIWGDPDRFVETYWSKFGDKYFAGDGARYDKEGDIWLLGRVDDVMNVSGHRLSTAEIESALVAHALTAEAAVVGAEDETTGQAVVAFVIIKENQLETAQSIDVAAELRKHVAEQIGAIARPRDIFIVTELPKTRSGKIMRRLLKDVAEGREVGDTTTLADTAVMSSIQSKLS; encoded by the coding sequence ATGAGCAACACAATCGACAACCTGCTCCATGAAGCCCGACGGTTCTCGCCGAGCGAGGAGTTCGCCGCGCACGCCGTGGCGACAGCCGATCTCTACGAGCGCGCCGCCGACGACCGCCTCGGGTTCTGGGCCGACCAGTCCCGCGAGCTCCTGCACTGGCACAAACCGTTCACGAAGACGCTGGACTGGACGAACCCGCCGTTCGCGAAGTGGTTCGACGACGGCGAGCTCAACGTCGCCTACAACTGCCTCGACCGGCATGTGCTCGCCGGCAACGGCGACCGTGTGGCCATCCACTGGGAGGGTGAGCCCGGCGACTCCCGCTCGCTCACCTACGCCGAGCTCACCGCGGAGGTCAAGAAGGCGGCCAACCTGCTCACCAGCCTGGGCATCCGTTCGGGCGACCGCGTGGCCATCTACCTCCCGATGATCCCGGAGGCCGTGATCGCGATGCTCGCCGTCGCACGCATCGGCGCGGTGCACTCCGTCGTCTTCGGCGGCTTCAGCGCGGAGAGCCTGCGCTCGCGCATCGACGACGCCGAGGCCAAGCTGGTGATCACCGCGGACGGCGGCTGGCGCAAGGGCCGCGTGTTCCCGCTCAAGGACGCGGTCGACGCCGCCCTGTCGGGCTCCGAGAGCACGGTGGAGCACGTCCTCGTCGTCAAGCGCGGGGAGAACGAGGTGGCCTGGACCGAGGGCCGCGACCTGTGGTGGCAGGACGAGATCGCCCAGGTGGACGCGGACCACGTCGCCAAGGCGTTCCCGGCCGAGCAGCCGCTGTTCATCCTCTACACCTCGGGTACGACCGGCAAGCCCAAGGGAATCCTGCACACCTCCGGCGGGTACCTCACGCAGGCCGCGTTCACCCACAAGAACGTGTTCGACCTCCACGCCGACTCCGACGTGTACTGGTGCTCGGCCGACGTCGGCTGGATCACGGGCCACAGCTACGTCGTGTACGGCCCGCTCGCCAACGGCGCCACCCAGGTGCTCTACGAGGGGACCCCCGAGACGCCGCACCCGGGCCGCTGGTGGGAGATCATCGAGAAGTACAAGGTCTCGATCTTCTACACCGCGCCGACCGCGATCCGCTCGTTCATGAAGCTCGGCCGGCAGCACCCGCAGCGGTTCGACCTCTCCAGCCTGCGCGTGCTCGGGTCGGTCGGCGAGCCCATCAACCCGGAGGCGTGGATGTGGTACCGGGAGGTCATCGGCGGCGGCGGGACCCCGATCGTCGACACCTGGTGGCAGACCGAGACCGGCGCCATCATGATCTCCGCTCTGCCCGGGGTGACGACGCTCAAGCCCGGCAGCGCGCAGGTGCCGCTGCCGGGTGTCTCGATCGAGATCCTCGACGAGGCGGGTGTGCCGGTCGGCAAGGACCAGGGCGGCCTGCTGGTGGTCACGGAGCCGTGGCCGAGCATGCTGCGGGGCATCTGGGGCGACCCCGACCGGTTCGTCGAGACCTACTGGTCGAAGTTCGGCGACAAGTACTTCGCCGGCGACGGCGCCCGGTACGACAAGGAGGGCGACATCTGGCTGCTCGGCCGGGTCGACGACGTGATGAACGTGTCCGGCCACCGGCTCTCGACGGCGGAGATCGAATCGGCGCTCGTGGCTCACGCGCTGACGGCGGAGGCCGCCGTGGTCGGCGCCGAGGACGAGACGACCGGCCAGGCCGTCGTCGCGTTCGTGATCATCAAGGAGAACCAGCTCGAGACGGCGCAGTCGATCGACGTGGCGGCCGAGTTGCGCAAGCATGTCGCGGAGCAGATCGGCGCCATCGCCCGTCCTCGGGACATCTTCATCGTCACCGAGCTGCCGAAGACCCGCTCGGGCAAGATCATGCGGCGCCTGCTGAAGGATGTCGCGGAGGGGCGCGAGGTGGGCGACACGACCACGCTCGCCGACACCGCGGTCATGAGCTCGATCCAGAGCAAGCTGTCCTGA